In one Streptomyces venezuelae genomic region, the following are encoded:
- a CDS encoding NAD(P)H-dependent oxidoreductase, protein MSVRIVALVGSLRAGSHNRQLAEAAAKHAPAGVDVELFEGLADVPFYNEDVDVEGGVPAAATRLREAAGSADAFLLFSPEYNGTMPAVLKNAIDWLSRPYGAGAISGKPVAVVGTAFGQYGGVWAQDDARKAAGIAGGVVVEDVKLSIPASLTRFAEIHPADDTEVVTALTEVVARLTQQATPAAA, encoded by the coding sequence ATGTCTGTACGCATCGTCGCCCTCGTCGGCAGCCTCCGCGCCGGCTCGCACAATCGCCAGCTCGCCGAGGCCGCCGCCAAGCACGCGCCCGCAGGTGTGGACGTCGAGCTGTTCGAAGGTCTTGCGGACGTGCCCTTCTACAACGAGGACGTCGACGTCGAGGGCGGCGTCCCGGCTGCCGCGACCCGTCTGCGCGAGGCCGCAGGAAGCGCCGACGCCTTCCTCCTCTTCTCGCCGGAGTACAACGGCACCATGCCCGCCGTGCTCAAGAACGCGATCGACTGGCTGTCCCGCCCGTACGGCGCCGGCGCAATCTCCGGCAAGCCGGTCGCCGTCGTGGGCACCGCTTTCGGTCAGTACGGCGGTGTGTGGGCGCAGGACGACGCACGCAAGGCCGCGGGCATCGCGGGCGGCGTGGTCGTGGAGGACGTCAAGCTGTCCATCCCCGCATCCCTGACCCGCTTCGCCGAGATCCACCCGGCGGACGACACTGAGGTGGTCACCGCCCTTACCGAGGTCGTCGCCCGCCTCACCCAGCAGGCCACGCCCGCCGCTGCCTGA